ATTGAATTTCAGAGTGAAGTTTCGATCAATCCTCTCTCTGTGTGCTGCGGGTCAGGAAGAACAATGAGCGGTTCTGTGAAGGACGTGAAATCTAAGGCGGAGCTTGACGCACTGCTCCGGAGTGATGCTTTGGTTATTCTCCATTTCTGGGCTTCATGGTGTGATGCTTCCAACCACATGGACCAGGTCTTTTCACATCTTGCTACCGATTTTCCTCACGCTCATTTCTTAAGGGTGGGTATCTATCCCCTTTTAGTAATTATTTCCGGTGATCTTTATTTGCCCGTGAGCTTCTATTACTTCGATTGTTCGTCTTCTTAGTTGTTCATGGTGATTATAGGTTGAAGCTGAAGAGCAACCCGAAATATCGGAGGCTTACTCAGTTGCTGCCGTGCCTTACTTTGTTTTCATCAAGGTCGGTTGAAGTATTCTGTTTCAGTTTTCTTTGTAATTCTAATTCCAAGTTGGTtttgtatattaattttttacttgACAAGTATAGTTTTCAACGGATACTCGAATCAACGATACTCTGGAGAGATGGTAATGGTTTGACGTTTTGAATGTCTGATCTTTGAACTTGACATTGTAATTTTCCGGGTTCCTTTCGATGATAATGAAATTGTATTTCGGGGTTAGCTTGTAAACGAGTAGTTTCCAATCTATAGTCGGCCCAATTGTATTTAGTCAAGGGATGGTAATTGTTTTACGTTTGGGTATTGATCTTTGGTCTTGGCTATGTAGCTTTCCTGGCTCACCAATCTTACTAGGAAACACATGGCCtcattgatttcttttaaagcAAGAAATTAACTTGAACTTTACTGgaaaatttttatcttttttttgaGAATGAATCGAATTCATCATGTTTGACTAGAAATGAATATCAacggaaaagaaaagtagaacTAGAACAGCTGAGGTCTGAGGATATGTGGTTGTAATGGACTTTCAAGTAGTTGATCAGTAATTCTTACGCGGTGATTCCTTGTGCTTTTCGGAATTTCCTTTAACATTTCTctataccttttcttttccactgCACTAGAAACGACTTTGGGTGCATTGTAGCAAGTGAAGGTTAAGGATACTATTCTATATTTCCATCTTAATCACCAAGAAAATTAGAGACACTTAGAATGTGTGGGCTTAATGTCTCTCGTGGACAACAAAGCTAATTGCATTATAGTTAATTTCGTATTTCAGGATGGCAAGACTGTTGATACCTTAGAGGGGGCTGATCCATCTAGCTTGGCTAATAAAGTTGCTAAAGCTTCTGGTGCAATCAATACTGGAGAACCAGCAGCCCCAGCTAGCCTTGGGATGGCTGCAGGACCCGCTATTCTTGAAACAGTGAGAGAGTTGGCAAGGGACAACGGTTCTGTTACTGAAAGCAAGGTGCAACCTGGACTGAGTAGTGCTTTGCAGACGAAAATTCAGCAGCTTATTGACTCTAATTCAGTTATGTTATTCATGAAAGGAAGCCCCGAAGAACCAAGATGTGGGTTTAGCAGAAAAGTTGTTGACAttttgaaggaagaaaatgtgaaatttgGGAGTTTTGATATCTTATCAGACAATGAGATTCGTGAGGGATTGAAGAAGTTCTCTAATTGGCCAACCTTTCCGCAGCTCTATTGCAAAGGGGATTTACTAGGTGGGTCTGACATAGCCATTGCAATGCACGAGAGTGGTGAATTAAAGGAAGTTTTCAGAGATCATGGCATTGAGAACATAGTTTCTGATGAGGTAAAGACTGCCAAGCCCGATAGGAAAGGTGGTATTTCAGAGAACTCAGGCTTGAGTGAAGCTCTAGCCTCCCGTCttaaaacactaattaattcaaGTCCTGTTATGCTGTTTATGAAAGGAAAACCTGATGAACCCAAATGTGGGTTCAGTCACAAGGTTGTGGAAATCCTTCGTGAAGAAAATGTGAACTTTGAAACTTTTGATATCCTTTCTGATGATGAAGTCCGCCAAGGGATCAAGGATTATTCAAACTGGTCCAGTTTCCCCCAACTATATATCAAGGGTGAACTGGTTGGTGGATCAGATATTGTTTTGCAGATGCAGAGAAGTGGAGAACTTAGgaaagttttagaaaataaaggaaTCATCAAGAAAGACACTATTGAAGATCGTCTGAAAAAACTGACCACTTCTTCCCCAGTTATGCTTTTTATGAAGGGTATACCAGATGCTCCAAAATGTGGTTTCAGCTCTAAGGTTGTTAATGCCCTCAAGGAAGAGGGTATTgattttggt
This DNA window, taken from Cucumis sativus cultivar 9930 chromosome 6, Cucumber_9930_V3, whole genome shotgun sequence, encodes the following:
- the LOC101205781 gene encoding monothiol glutaredoxin-S17, translated to MSGSVKDVKSKAELDALLRSDALVILHFWASWCDASNHMDQVFSHLATDFPHAHFLRVEAEEQPEISEAYSVAAVPYFVFIKDGKTVDTLEGADPSSLANKVAKASGAINTGEPAAPASLGMAAGPAILETVRELARDNGSVTESKVQPGLSSALQTKIQQLIDSNSVMLFMKGSPEEPRCGFSRKVVDILKEENVKFGSFDILSDNEIREGLKKFSNWPTFPQLYCKGDLLGGSDIAIAMHESGELKEVFRDHGIENIVSDEVKTAKPDRKGGISENSGLSEALASRLKTLINSSPVMLFMKGKPDEPKCGFSHKVVEILREENVNFETFDILSDDEVRQGIKDYSNWSSFPQLYIKGELVGGSDIVLQMQRSGELRKVLENKGIIKKDTIEDRLKKLTTSSPVMLFMKGIPDAPKCGFSSKVVNALKEEGIDFGSFDILSDEEVRQGLKVYSNWPTFPQLYYKGDLIGGCDIVLELKSNGELKATLSE